The following coding sequences lie in one Aspergillus luchuensis IFO 4308 DNA, chromosome 8, nearly complete sequence genomic window:
- a CDS encoding RNA lariat debranching enzyme (BUSCO:EOG09262LI4;~COG:A;~EggNog:ENOG410PGPY;~InterPro:IPR007708;~PFAM:PF05011;~go_function: GO:0016788 - hydrolase activity, acting on ester bonds [Evidence IEA];~go_process: GO:0006397 - mRNA processing [Evidence IEA]) — MSVPMKYRELGDFHEYYSGQRVAPYLTIFVGGNHEASNHLFELYYGGWVAPNIYYLGAANVIRCGPLRIAGMSGIWKGYDYRRPHFERLPYNSDDVQSIYHVRELDVRKLLQIRTQVDLGLSHDWPKTVERSGDFETLFNKKIGFREDSQNGRLGSMAAKHVLDRLRPAYWFSAHLHVKFAARVQHAEYVVPEHPAAKRQAASGATDAGQRPSAPFALDGAVFTSLVLGEENQNPLNQPVASASTANPDKQSQSNAVSTGASQLQSESGQPAHQPSKTDVSAGEAASSMETKLSAWNNFHVVAARNEAAENELYLSGKAQNPGPNPYELRHNLTWKRVETDMDGVNRKIASVERDVSPEQQNPKKQKVDHGSDVVKNSDEIDLDLDSDSDDASSKAKPETAVSGNSGSPAMTSTPTQLERNNITSQAEPAKATDVSQDVRNQLPASFSRPQPDPYPVNGPLPEAIANNVTNFLALDKCLPNREFLQLLEINPISESDGEKVERPYRLEYDKEWLAITRAFANDLHLGDPNARPSADKGDVVYLPQILEEEKWVEENVVKPGKLVVPENFTQTAPIYDPSVPLTTEEMPIEYTNPQTAEFCELIGIENKFDMSDAERQARMARGPRPSSNRGGMGRGARRGGFGFGRGRGRGGRGRGNRY, encoded by the coding sequence ATGTCAGTGCCGATGAAATACAGAGAGTTGGGTGACTTTCATGAATACTACAGTGGGCAGCGTGTTGCTCCATACCTGACCATTTTTGTGGGAGGGAACCACGAGGCGAGCAATCACCTGTTTGAGCTGTATTACGGCGGGTGGGTAGCCCCCAATATCTACTACCTCGGTGCAGCCAACGTTATCCGGTGTGGGCCCCTTCGCATCGCCGGCATGTCTGGCATCTGGAAGGGATACGACTACCGGAGACCTCATTTTGAACGACTGCCGTACAACAGCGATGACGTTCAAAGCATCTACCACGTGAGGGAACTCGATGTCCGCAAATTGCTGCAAATCCGCACCCAGGTTGATCTGGGACTATCCCACGACTGGCCTAAGACGGTCGAGCGTAGCGGAGACTTTGAAACCTTATTCAATAAAAAAATTGGGTTCCGCGAGGATTCTCAAAACGGCCGACTTGGTAGTATGGCTGCCAAGCATGTTCTTGATCGGCTGCGCCCAGCCTATTGGTTTTCGGCCCACTTACACGTTAAGTTCGCGGCCCGAGTGCAGCACGCTGAATATGTCGTTCCTGAGCATCCCGCGGCCAAGAGACAGGCTGCTTCTGGTGCAACTGATGCCGGTCAGCGTCCAAGCGCTCCATTTGCGCTGGATGGTGCGGTATTCACTTCGTTGGTCCTCGGTGAAGAGAACCAGAACCCATTGAATCAGCCTGTGGCCTCCGCTTCTACTGCCAACCCTGATAAGCAGAGTCAGAGCAACGCTGTAAGCACCGGAGCCTCTCAGTTGCAGTCAGAGAGTGGACAACCTGCTCATCAGCCATCCAAAACCGACGTATCGGCTGGAGAAGCAGCTAGCAGCATGGAGACTAAATTGTCAGCGTGGAACAACTTCCACGTCGTTGCTGCCCGAAACGAAGCGGCTGAAAACGAGCTTTATTTGTCGGGCAAGGCACAGAATCCTGGGCCGAACCCCTATGAACTCAGGCACAACCTGACCTGGAAAAGGGTGGAGACTGATATGGACGGCGTAAATCGGAAAATTGCAAGCGTCGAGAGGGATGTCAGTCCCGAACAGCAGAATcccaagaaacagaaggTTGATCATGGATCGGATGTTGTGAAGAATAGTGACGAGATCGACTTAGATCTAGACAGCGACTCCGACGATGCCTCAAGTAAGGCAAAGCCTGAAACGGCGGTTTCAGGCAATAGTGGCTCTCCCGCAATGACGTCCACTCCGACTCAGTTGGAACGAAACAATATCACCTCTCAAGCAGAGCCAGCTAAAGCGACCGATGTCTCACAGGATGTCAGGAACCAGCTGCCTGCCAGTTTTTCACGGCCCCAGCCTGATCCCTATCCGGTCAACGGCCCTTTGCCCGAAGCCATTGCAAACAACGTGACCAATTTCCTCGCGTTAGACAAATGTCTTCCTAACCGCGAATTTCTCCAGCTCTTGGAGATAAATCCTATTTCGGAGTCGGATGGAGAGAAGGTTGAACGCCCATATCGTTTGGAGTACGACAAAGAATGGCTCGCAATCACACGTGCGTTCGCCAACGACCTCCACCTTGGGGATCCCAACGCCAGACCCTCTGCGGATAAGGGCGACGTCGTGTACCTGCCCCAGatcctcgaagaagagaagtggGTCGAGGAGAACGTCGTGAAGCCTGGAAAGCTTGTCGTCCCTGAGAACTTCACTCAAACCGCGCCCATCTACGATCCCAGTGTACCTTTGACAACTGAGGAGATGCCGATTGAGTACACCAATCCTCAGACCGCGGAGTTCTGCGAGTTGATCGGCATCGAAAACAAATTTGACATGAGCGACGCCGAACGCCAAGCTAGAATGGCCAGAGGGCCCCGTCCTAGTAGTAACAGAGGTGGTATGGGCCGTGGGGCTCGTCGAGGCGGCTTTGGCTTTGGACGGGGTCGCGGACGTGGAGGTCGCGGACGCGGCAACCGTTACTAA
- a CDS encoding ribonuclease P Rpr2/Rpp21/SNM1 subunit (COG:S;~EggNog:ENOG410Q0S6;~InterPro:IPR007175;~PFAM:PF04032): MPLSDHAPRLEFLKGSASALNALSPSTAAYLMTVHNGILRDEFKPLNQRLQETSCGACGSVRSPQWTKNIVIHKKKGKQSNAGRASKASSDGATILKCLRCRRRTIKPVRKDAARPALPPKVTSTATSTPDIQSSAITTPQSEPATESAESSRVNKAADNANSKKRAKARKQGGLQALMASKQQSRSNSSSLDLFDFLQ, from the coding sequence ATGCCCCTTAGTGATCATGCGCCCCGGTTGGAGTTCCTCAAGGGCTCCGCCAGCGCTCTCAATGCTCTCAGTCCATCAACAGCGGCCTATTTGATGACCGTTCACAACGGCATTCTCCGTGACGAATTCAAGCCATTAAACCAGCGGCTCCAAGAGACATCGTGCGGTGCATGTGGCAGTGTCAGAAGCCCGCAGTGGACCAAGAATATCGTCATCCATAAGAAAAAAGGCAAGCAGTCGAATGCAGGCAGAGCGAGCAAGGCCAGCTCTGATGGAGCTACAATCTTAAAATGTCTCCGTTGCCGGCGACGGACCATCAAGCCAGTCCGCAAGGATGCAGCTCGTCCTGCACTACCACCAAAAGTTACTTCTACAGCGACATCTACACCTGACATTCAATCATCTGCAATTACAACGCCCCAGTCCGAACCGGCCACCGAATCAGCGGAATCGAGCCGGGTGAATAAAGCGGCCGACAATGCCAACAGCAAAAAGCGGGCCAAGGCTCGCAAGCAAGGTGGTCTGCAGGCCTTGATGGCATCCAAGCAACAATCCCGCAGCAATTCATCCTCACTTGATCTCTTTGACTTCCTTCAGTAG
- a CDS encoding TIP120 domain-containing protein (COG:O;~EggNog:ENOG410PJYG;~InterPro:IPR016024,IPR013932,IPR039852;~PFAM:PF08623;~go_process: GO:0010265 - SCF complex assembly [Evidence IEA]), with product MSSYDDEHDPQADELRETALVTLETLISSCNSQMQPYMSNTVNSALRFLKYDPNVAEAEDDEEMGGTQDDGSEDDVTEEPDLDDDDEFEDFEEEGGYSDIDDMSWKVRRCAAKLLYSVISSYTRGRTADDASLFQQISPALIARFNKEREESVKLEVVSTMTALVRKTGEGAMIITSNGFLESVGGSKNSRKRRRQDSDASMIDFEPSIGTSSAVSTPVVAPSSPKSGPQAELARSVPIIVQSVVKMWKQASVPLKQAIIVLLKSLALVRYGGLADHLQQLEDPIADVLKSSSLSGGSSAPVGSSASAGTLQTETLGLIAAIAETHTSDALLPFLIALIPGVIGAVNDRNYKVSSEALGAVEQIVKALTPPRVPNASQDLASHLGRLYDVVHTRITDTSADLEVRQRAIHVFGVLLARTAGEKGSSFLPLDQRSKGLSVLVERLKNETTRLAAVRAVDDVAVLCTREVDVAPTWVSEVTAELGAQLRKSDRVLRGASLEALRSLAMNPNTRTHYDDKTMKELEDSLLPLISAEDFHFLAPSLIILAKLVPGNAQLLVNESLISALCSVVLSSLVGTVLKALLLLVKVIGEEGAGAALMKKLLQDVGISGDTSVVGRAIGTLLVHGGPKLGVKMEDFMTELETAQDAQRKCLALAILGEIGLRMGSSCSLTPELFIAHFSSKSDKVRLAAATALGNAAAGNVKSYLPIILGGLEKGNPQSYLLLHSVRELLQHPEIVRPDVAPSAVKLWQALLVVSEEEDNRAVGAECVGRLALIDPVAYIPHFQDYLSSSDPSIRSVVISAFRYTLSDPRDTYNDVLRPVIVPLLVNMLSDRDLGNHRLALTTLNSAIHNKMEILVPHLNELLPAVFGDTKVKPELIREVQMGPFKHRVDDGLELRKSAYETLYASLDSAFSLCHMSEFFDRILSGIDDEQDIRTICNLMTSKLIHLAPEETQRHLDALSERYNAILSFKPKDNAVKQELEKAQEASLGVLKISRELSKAFPNAEVAGDHHKWKAYMELIRKTYGAQLKTLEAEA from the exons ATGTCGTCTTATGATGACGAGCACGATCCTCAGGCGGATGAACTCCGAGAAACCGCCCTGGTCACCCTGGAGACGTTGATTAGCTCTTGCAACTCTCAGATGCAGCCATACATGTCCAATACCGTTAACTCGGCCCTTCGATTTCTCAAATACGATCCCAACGTcgccgaagccgaagacgatgaagaaaTGGGCGGCACTCAGGATGATGGCTCTGAAGATGACGTAACGGAGGAGCCCGATctggacgacgacgacgagttCGAGGATttcgaggaagaaggaggctaCAGTGATATTGATGATATGAGCTGGAAGGTCCGCCGTTGTGCAGCGAAACTGCTCTATTCCGTCATTTCGAGTTACACCCGCGGCCGTACTGCAGACGATGCGTCCTTGTTCCAGCAAATCTCCCCCGCTCTTATCGCCCGGTTCaacaaagaaagggaagaaagtgtCAAGCTTGAAGTCGTGTCGACCATGACTGCACTCGTTCGGAAAACAGGTGAAGGCGCCATGATAATCACGTCCAACGGGTTCCTTGAGTCAGTTGGGGGTTCGAAGAATtcgcggaagaggagacgcCAGGATAGTGATGCTAGTATGATCGACTTCGAGCCCAGCATTGGCACGTCCTCTGCTGTCAGTACCCCTGTTGTtgctccttcctcgcccaAATCTGGTCCACAGGCGGAGCTGGCTCGCTCAGTGCCGATCATCGTGCAGAGTGTGGTCAAGATGTGGAAGCAAGCTTCTGTACCTCTGAAGCAGGCTATTATCGTGCTGCTCAAGAGCCTTGCACTCGTTCGCTACGGTGGTCTTGCGGATCATCTCCAACAGCTGGAAGACCCCATAGCGGATGTCTTGAagtcctcttctctctcgggCGGTTCATCTGCACCCGTCGGGTCTTCGGCGAGTGCAGGCACCCTCCAGACCGAAACCCTGGGACTCATTGCCGCGATTGCTGAAACGCATACGTCTGATGCACTGTTGCCCTTCCTTATCGCGTTGATTCCCGGCGTCATTGGGGCTGTCAATGACAGGAACTACAAGGTCAGCAGCGAAGCGTTGGGAGCCGTCGAACAAATAGTGAAGGCGCTTACGCCGCCGCGGGTCCCCAACGCCTCTCAGGACCTTGCATCGCACCTAGGGAGACTGTATGACGTCGTGCATACCCGCATCACTGATACGAGTGCCGACCTCGAAGTTCGCCAGAGAGCTATCCACGTGTTCGGCGTGCTGTTGGCTCGGACAGCTGGGGAGAAAggttcttctttccttccgcTCGATCAACGCTCCAAAGGTCTTTCTGTCTTGGTGGAGCGACTGAAGAACGAGACCACGCGGCTCGCAGCTGTCCGGGCCGTTGACGATGTCGCCGTCCTTTGCACTCGTGAGGTGGATGTCGCACCAACCTGGGTTAGTGAAGTCACTGCAGAGCTTGGCGCACAGCTGCGCAAGTCAGACCGGGTTCTTCGAGGTGCCAGCTTGGAGGCTCTTCGCAGCCTGGCTATGAACCCCAACACCAGAACTCATTACGATGATAAGACCATGAAAGAGCTTGAAGATAGTCTTCTACCGCTCATCAGCGCAGAagatttccatttcctcgcACCGTCACTTATCATCCTGGCCAAGCTGGTCCCAGGCAATGCTCAGCTTCTTGTCAACGAGAGCTTGATCTCTGCGCTATGTTCTGTTGTTCTCTCGTCACTCGTTGGAACGGTACTGAAAGCCCTGCTCCTCTTAGTCAAGGTcattggagaagagggagctGGTGCAGCAttgatgaagaagcttcttcagGATGTTGGCATCAGCGGGGACACGTCAGTTGTCGGTAGAGCGATTGGAACTCTCTTGGTACACGGTGGTCCTAAGCTGGGTGTCAAGATGGAAGATTTCATGACGGAGCTGGAGACTGCGCAGGATGCTCAACGTAAATGCCTTGCGCTCGCGATCTTGGGAGAGATCGGCCTACGAATGGGGTCCAGCTGTTCGCTGACACCTGAACTCTTCATCGCCCATTTCAGCTCCAAGTCCGACAAGGTTCGACTGGCTGCAGCCACAGCCCTGGGTaacgcagcagcaggtaaCGTCAAATCTTACTTGCCTATCATTCTGGGTGGGCTTGAGAAGGGCAACCCGCAGAGTTACCTGCTTCTCCACTCCGTGAGGGAATTGCTCCAGCACCCCGAGATTGTTCGGCCGGATGTAGCTCCCTCAGCTGTCAAGCTCTGGCAAGCCCTTCTTGTCGTgtcagaggaggaagacaacCGAGCTGTTGGTGCTGAATGTGTAGGCCGGCTCGCCCTGATCGATCCAGTCGCTTACATTCCTCATTTCCAG GATTATCTCTCCAGCAGTGACCCTAGTATCCGCAGCGTCGTCATTTCCGCATTCCGCTACACCCTCTCGGATCCCAGAGACACGTACAACGATGTGCTGAGGCCTGTGATCGTACCCCTGCTGGTCAACATGCTGAGCGACCGCGACCTTGGCAATCACCGTCTTGCCCTGACGACCTTGAACTCAGCCATCCACAACAAGATGGAAATCCTTGTCCCTCACCTCAACGAACTCCTCCCGGCCGTTTTCGGCGACACCAAGGTGAAGCCAGAACTCATCCGCGAAGTGCAAATGGGACCGTTCAAGCACCGCGTCGACGACGGTCTCGAGCTCCGCAAG AGCGCCTACGAAACCCTCTACGCCTCCCTCGACTCCGCATTCTCCCTCTGCCACATGAGCGAATTCTTCGACCGCATCCTCTCCGGCATCGACGACGAACAAGACATCCGCACAATTTGCAACCTAATGACCTCCAAGCTGATTCATCTCGCCCCCGAAGAGACGCAACGCCACCTCGACGCGCTCTCAGAACGCTACAAcgccatcctctccttcaaaCCGAAGGATAACGCCGTGAAGCAAGAACTCGAGAAAGCGCAGGAGGCATCATTGGGCGTGCTGAAGATCAGTCGCGAGCTGAGCAAGGCGTTCCCGAATGCCGAGGTGGCGGGTGATCATCACAAATGGAAGGCTTATATGGAGTTGATTCGGAAGACGTATGGTGCGCAGCTAAAGACcttggaggcggaggcttAG